From the Acidicapsa ligni genome, one window contains:
- a CDS encoding phospholipase C — MATRRVIALLLAVCAASARAQTPQNTIEIAPESSKTVQQAVIDVAKEPSLSQEQKIKLLRQHIKYVFILFQENRAFDFYFSTYPGADGLYSRPASQIAGFTQPIVNVDGTVSTISPFKIPSSVVDANGKTVPLYPTDIASVNHSHLSIAHKLDLDANSVAQNDRYALTEEGVTLVDGKPSRFPSLERKQFGELVMSHVDCDTAPFLWNYADRFTLFDHFFDTVIGPSGPNAIAMIAGQSGETEWMLHPQLAEGKHGTALPMVANAHPYWGLAQDAAGNPKQPHPTTDKDPAPNLTFATLPLSFMGNEIEKTTAADYDPAFDLLDVQDDIKKIAGHGVPAINWGWYQQGYDHEPTDPAGVATHNDYVIHHNGPQYFGYVSDNPLASAHMHGMGEFFSDIAARSLPASGVFYVRGGYGNIAGLPPADPNPKLATVFNGNDDHPGYSDSGISEAFLAKEINAIARSPYWNESAILIAYDESDGLYDHAQPRVRSHDAAGVPLDQGPRIPFVLISPYGVAHAVSHQPAEHSSIIKFVDELFNLIPLADLPDEEKGRQIGVEKFGQKDLGPADDKVEGVGDLLTGFDNLRLLGKRKPLPAEYAIIPEPMIESFPHMQGQGCHVLGITPTDFGKPNPVPADFNPRPDTSPGIPTSGTWVP, encoded by the coding sequence ATGGCTACCCGAAGAGTCATCGCACTATTACTGGCCGTCTGCGCCGCTTCAGCACGGGCGCAGACGCCTCAGAACACTATAGAAATCGCGCCTGAATCCAGTAAGACAGTGCAGCAGGCGGTCATCGATGTTGCAAAGGAACCTTCGCTTTCTCAAGAACAGAAGATCAAGCTGCTTCGTCAGCACATTAAATATGTGTTTATTTTGTTCCAGGAAAATCGTGCCTTCGATTTTTACTTCAGCACCTATCCTGGAGCCGATGGTCTCTACTCTCGGCCGGCTTCGCAGATTGCCGGTTTTACGCAGCCGATCGTCAACGTTGACGGCACTGTAAGTACGATCTCTCCTTTCAAGATTCCATCGTCTGTTGTTGATGCGAATGGCAAGACTGTGCCGCTCTACCCAACGGACATCGCCTCGGTCAATCACAGCCATCTCAGCATTGCCCACAAGCTGGATCTGGATGCCAACTCCGTTGCACAAAATGATCGCTACGCGCTTACGGAAGAGGGCGTTACTCTTGTCGATGGCAAACCATCCAGGTTTCCTTCGCTTGAACGCAAGCAGTTCGGCGAACTGGTTATGTCGCACGTCGACTGCGACACCGCACCCTTCTTGTGGAATTACGCCGACCGCTTCACTCTGTTCGATCATTTCTTTGATACGGTGATTGGGCCATCCGGACCAAACGCAATTGCCATGATCGCTGGGCAATCGGGCGAGACGGAATGGATGCTTCATCCACAACTCGCCGAGGGCAAGCACGGTACAGCCTTACCGATGGTTGCGAATGCCCATCCCTATTGGGGATTGGCGCAGGATGCGGCAGGCAATCCCAAACAGCCGCACCCTACGACGGACAAAGATCCTGCTCCGAATCTCACATTCGCCACGCTGCCGCTTTCCTTCATGGGCAATGAGATTGAGAAGACCACCGCAGCGGATTACGACCCAGCCTTTGACCTGCTTGATGTGCAGGACGATATCAAGAAGATCGCAGGGCACGGCGTTCCGGCTATTAACTGGGGCTGGTATCAACAGGGCTATGACCACGAACCTACCGACCCGGCCGGAGTGGCGACGCACAACGACTATGTGATCCATCACAATGGGCCGCAGTACTTCGGCTATGTCTCGGATAACCCGCTCGCCAGCGCGCATATGCATGGCATGGGTGAGTTTTTTTCTGACATCGCAGCCCGTTCGCTGCCTGCTTCCGGAGTGTTCTATGTACGCGGCGGTTATGGCAATATCGCGGGTCTTCCACCTGCCGACCCTAATCCAAAATTAGCGACGGTCTTCAATGGAAATGACGACCATCCCGGCTACTCCGACTCTGGCATCAGTGAAGCGTTTCTAGCCAAGGAAATCAATGCTATCGCGCGCAGCCCTTATTGGAATGAGAGCGCGATCCTGATCGCTTATGACGAGTCAGACGGCCTCTACGATCATGCTCAGCCACGAGTTCGTTCGCATGACGCGGCTGGAGTTCCGCTGGACCAAGGTCCGCGTATTCCCTTCGTTCTCATCTCACCGTATGGCGTTGCACACGCTGTTTCGCATCAGCCTGCGGAGCACAGCTCCATCATCAAATTTGTCGATGAGCTATTCAACCTGATTCCACTCGCAGACTTACCCGATGAAGAAAAAGGCCGCCAGATTGGCGTAGAAAAATTCGGCCAGAAAGATCTCGGCCCTGCCGATGACAAGGTCGAGGGAGTAGGCGACCTGCTGACTGGTTTCGATAACTTACGCCTGCTCGGCAAACGCAAACCTCTTCCCGCCGAGTACGCGATTATTCCTGAGCCGATGATCGAAAGCTTTCCCCACATGCAGGGCCAGGGCTGCCATGTGCTTGGTATTACTCCGACTGATTTTGGCAAGCCCAATCCAGTGCCTGCCGACTTCAATCCACGGCCCGACACGTCGCCCGGCATCCCGACTTCCGGAACATGGGTTCCATAA
- a CDS encoding putative quinol monooxygenase, whose amino-acid sequence MEKLALLAILDAKPGKEAELEAFLKSALPLAQQEAGTVSWYAIKISDSKFGIFDTFADEAGRNAHLTGDIAKALFAKAEELLASTPQIDKPEILAAK is encoded by the coding sequence GTGGAAAAGCTCGCACTTTTGGCCATTCTGGATGCCAAGCCAGGCAAAGAAGCGGAACTCGAAGCATTTCTGAAATCAGCGCTGCCGCTGGCCCAACAGGAAGCCGGTACTGTGTCCTGGTACGCGATCAAGATCAGCGACTCCAAGTTCGGAATTTTCGATACGTTCGCCGATGAAGCAGGCCGCAATGCCCACCTTACCGGAGACATCGCCAAAGCGCTCTTTGCCAAAGCAGAAGAGTTGCTCGCATCGACGCCTCAGATCGACAAGCCGGAAATCCTCGCGGCCAAATAA
- the msrA gene encoding peptide-methionine (S)-S-oxide reductase MsrA yields the protein MFSHSHRIFRFTLAFGFLLSLAACSTNAQPKSPVPVATVDDALTATPGKAVAVFAGGCFWGTQSVFERVKGVTDTMAGYSGGAGATATYDQVTTETTGHAESVKVVYDPSRITYGQLLRIFFSVAHDPTQLNRQGPDVGTSYRSVIFYANDQQKRIATAYIAQLDAAKVFHRAIVTEVTPLKGFYTAESYHQDYAMHNPGNPYILVCDKPKIEALKAEFPEYFFDYKGKR from the coding sequence ATGTTTTCTCATTCACATCGCATCTTTCGTTTCACGCTGGCGTTTGGTTTTCTACTCTCGCTGGCTGCCTGCTCTACCAACGCCCAGCCGAAGTCTCCCGTTCCCGTTGCAACGGTCGATGATGCACTTACTGCCACCCCTGGCAAGGCAGTTGCGGTATTCGCTGGCGGATGTTTCTGGGGTACGCAGTCTGTTTTCGAGCGCGTTAAAGGGGTAACCGATACCATGGCTGGATACTCCGGCGGCGCAGGCGCAACAGCAACGTACGATCAGGTCACAACTGAAACCACCGGCCATGCTGAGTCTGTCAAGGTTGTCTACGATCCTTCGCGTATCACGTATGGGCAGCTTCTGCGCATCTTCTTCTCGGTCGCCCATGACCCGACCCAACTCAACCGGCAGGGGCCCGATGTAGGTACCTCATACCGCTCGGTTATCTTCTATGCGAATGATCAGCAGAAGCGAATCGCTACGGCATACATTGCGCAACTCGACGCAGCAAAGGTATTTCACCGAGCTATTGTTACGGAGGTCACGCCACTCAAGGGCTTCTATACTGCCGAGTCTTATCATCAGGACTATGCCATGCATAATCCCGGCAACCCGTATATCCTTGTCTGCGACAAGCCGAAGATCGAAGCACTCAAGGCTGAGTTTCCTGAGTACTTTTTCGACTACAAAGGCAAGCGGTAA
- a CDS encoding glucose 1-dehydrogenase, giving the protein MNLSGKVAVVTGAGTGIGQAIAVAFAEAGASVVVDYVGGPAVPTETLSRIAAVQGKAIAVAADISNPDAVNELVQKTVTTFGRLDIFVNNAGIEKKFAFVDYPLEEWLKIIAVNLTGPFLCSQAAARQMILQGNGGRIINISSIHEDLPLLTNAPYCASKGGLRMLMRTIAVELAPHNITVNNIGPGAIYTPIDFDVQNDPALNAQLLSEIPLRRWGQPEEVAKLALYLASDDASYVTGSTHFIDGGMLRNAGGL; this is encoded by the coding sequence ATGAATCTCAGCGGAAAAGTAGCTGTAGTGACCGGCGCAGGTACAGGCATTGGACAGGCCATTGCAGTCGCCTTCGCTGAAGCAGGCGCATCTGTCGTAGTGGATTATGTCGGCGGCCCGGCAGTCCCGACTGAGACGCTCAGCAGGATCGCCGCGGTGCAGGGAAAAGCCATTGCAGTGGCTGCGGATATCTCCAATCCTGATGCGGTGAACGAGCTTGTTCAGAAAACAGTCACGACCTTTGGACGATTGGATATTTTTGTCAACAATGCTGGGATCGAAAAAAAGTTTGCCTTTGTTGACTATCCGCTGGAGGAGTGGCTGAAGATTATCGCAGTCAATCTTACCGGGCCTTTTCTATGCTCTCAGGCGGCAGCCCGGCAGATGATCCTCCAGGGAAACGGCGGCCGCATCATCAATATCTCATCGATTCATGAGGATCTGCCGTTGCTCACGAACGCTCCCTACTGTGCCAGCAAGGGCGGTCTGCGCATGTTAATGCGGACCATCGCGGTCGAACTGGCTCCGCATAACATTACGGTCAATAACATCGGCCCGGGCGCAATCTATACCCCGATTGATTTTGATGTCCAGAACGATCCGGCATTGAACGCGCAGTTACTCTCCGAGATTCCCCTGCGGCGCTGGGGACAGCCGGAAGAAGTAGCGAAGCTGGCGCTCTACCTGGCCAGCGACGATGCCTCGTATGTGACAGGCAGCACGCATTTTATTGACGGCGGGATGTTGAGGAATGCCGGTGGTTTGTAA
- a CDS encoding Fpg/Nei family DNA glycosylase gives MPELPDIAAYIVALEPRIVGQPLEHVRIASAFLLRTALPPVRDAEGRNVRELRRVGKRIAIGLENDLWLVLHLMIAGRLHWRPAAAKLAGRNALAAFDFPDGSLVLTEAGSKRRASLHVVSGEAALRAMDPGGIEPMTASLDAFRAALTVENRTLKRALTDPRIISGIGNSYSDEILHAAQLSPITQTHKLTAEQWMRLHSATLATLQRWIDRLGSEAQNSFPEKVTAFRPEMAVHGRFGEPCPVCGEKIQRIRYADNETDYCARCQTEGKVLADRSLSRLLKSDWPRTLDELEALKRK, from the coding sequence ATGCCGGAACTGCCCGATATCGCCGCCTATATCGTTGCTCTGGAACCGCGCATTGTTGGCCAGCCGCTCGAACATGTACGCATCGCCAGCGCTTTTCTGCTCCGCACAGCGCTGCCACCGGTCAGGGATGCGGAAGGCCGAAATGTCCGCGAACTGAGGCGTGTCGGCAAGCGAATCGCTATCGGTCTGGAGAACGACCTGTGGCTGGTGCTGCACCTCATGATTGCCGGACGTCTCCACTGGAGACCTGCGGCGGCAAAGCTGGCCGGGCGCAACGCACTGGCGGCATTCGATTTTCCTGACGGATCACTAGTGCTGACCGAAGCAGGGTCAAAACGCCGAGCATCGCTGCACGTAGTCAGCGGCGAGGCTGCATTGCGGGCGATGGACCCTGGTGGTATTGAACCGATGACCGCCAGCCTGGATGCCTTTCGCGCCGCTCTTACCGTTGAAAATCGTACGCTCAAGCGCGCGCTCACCGATCCACGAATCATCAGCGGTATCGGCAACTCCTATTCGGATGAAATTTTGCACGCGGCTCAGCTCTCACCCATCACGCAGACTCACAAGCTTACGGCCGAGCAATGGATGCGGCTTCACTCCGCAACGCTGGCGACGCTCCAGAGATGGATCGATCGGCTCGGCAGCGAAGCTCAGAACTCCTTTCCGGAGAAGGTGACCGCCTTTCGCCCGGAGATGGCGGTCCACGGCCGTTTTGGAGAGCCCTGCCCTGTGTGTGGAGAGAAAATTCAGCGGATCCGTTACGCGGATAACGAGACGGATTACTGTGCTCGCTGCCAGACGGAGGGGAAAGTTCTCGCGGATCGAAGCCTGTCGAGGCTGCTCAAATCCGATTGGCCTCGTACACTGGACGAGCTTGAAGCGCTCAAGCGTAAATGA
- a CDS encoding galactitol-1-phosphate 5-dehydrogenase — MKALLLSEYSNLQVADVPRPVIASDEVLVEVAACGICGSDVHGYDGSSGRRIPPLVMGHEAAGVVAAIGAEVSRFAVGDRVTFDSTVYCGVCEFCLSGAINLCNDRQVVGVSCAEFRRAGAFAEYVSVPERIVYRLPDALSFAEAAMLEAVAVAIHAVAVTELAGGETALVIGAGMIGLLILQAAKAAGCKRVFVADVDATRLRLAAELGADATVLASGAEMVREALRLTDGRGMDVVLEAVGRDETVAAAVDAVRKGGTVTLIGNITPQVTLPLQKVVSRQIRLQGSCASCGEYPQAMELVSSGQIKVAPLITAVAPLADGASWFNRLHAREPNLMKIVLDPRIGSEREERVAR, encoded by the coding sequence ATGAAAGCTCTTCTTCTCTCCGAATACAGCAATTTACAAGTTGCAGACGTGCCTCGTCCCGTGATTGCGTCCGACGAAGTGCTGGTCGAAGTAGCGGCCTGCGGCATCTGCGGCAGCGACGTGCATGGATACGACGGCTCCTCGGGACGCCGCATTCCACCGCTGGTAATGGGGCATGAGGCTGCGGGAGTAGTCGCCGCCATAGGTGCTGAGGTTAGCCGCTTCGCTGTTGGCGATCGGGTCACATTCGATTCAACCGTCTATTGCGGAGTTTGCGAATTCTGCCTGAGCGGCGCGATCAATCTCTGCAATGATCGGCAGGTCGTAGGCGTGTCCTGCGCGGAGTTCCGCCGTGCGGGCGCTTTTGCCGAATATGTCTCAGTACCCGAACGCATCGTCTATCGCTTGCCGGATGCGCTTTCCTTCGCGGAAGCCGCCATGCTTGAGGCTGTGGCGGTCGCTATCCACGCAGTTGCGGTTACGGAGTTGGCAGGCGGCGAGACGGCGCTGGTTATCGGCGCGGGAATGATCGGATTGCTGATCCTTCAGGCTGCAAAGGCAGCGGGATGCAAGCGAGTCTTTGTAGCCGATGTAGATGCGACCCGGTTGAGGCTTGCTGCCGAGTTAGGCGCGGATGCAACTGTTCTGGCATCCGGTGCGGAGATGGTGCGGGAAGCACTGCGACTGACCGATGGCCGGGGTATGGACGTCGTGCTTGAAGCGGTTGGCCGCGATGAAACCGTCGCCGCGGCTGTTGACGCAGTGCGCAAAGGCGGCACCGTTACGTTGATTGGCAACATTACTCCGCAGGTCACATTGCCATTGCAGAAGGTGGTTTCGCGGCAGATTCGACTCCAGGGATCGTGCGCTTCCTGCGGCGAATATCCGCAGGCTATGGAACTCGTGTCGAGCGGGCAGATCAAAGTTGCTCCGCTCATCACCGCCGTAGCTCCGCTGGCCGATGGAGCAAGCTGGTTTAACCGGCTTCATGCGCGTGAACCAAACCTGATGAAGATTGTTCTCGATCCTCGAATTGGCAGCGAGCGTGAGGAGCGTGTTGCAAGATGA
- a CDS encoding SDR family NAD(P)-dependent oxidoreductase, with the protein MKSLFDLSGQTALITGASRGLGQYFGRALAGAGADLIVTSRRCEDLAPFVSEIEAMGRKVIPLELDVRDHGSILRMAEVVEAACDQVHILVNNAGCNVRKPAFDVSWDDWNLVLDTNLRGSFFVAQQIARGMVRHGYGRIINIGSVTSVSGFAGLGPYGASRGGIKQLTMSLADDWGKYGITVNCLAPGWFRTEQNKVLYEDRAWVEYITDRIPLKRTGEPHDLDGAVVFLASESSRYVTGQTLLVDGGVSTGATRATSRPAVPIEKDDEK; encoded by the coding sequence ATGAAATCCTTATTCGATCTGAGTGGACAGACTGCATTAATTACCGGCGCAAGCCGCGGGTTGGGCCAGTATTTTGGGCGCGCACTGGCGGGCGCAGGTGCGGATCTGATCGTGACCAGCCGGCGGTGCGAAGACCTGGCACCCTTTGTTTCCGAGATAGAAGCGATGGGGCGCAAGGTGATTCCGCTTGAGCTGGACGTTCGCGATCACGGCAGTATTCTGCGCATGGCTGAAGTAGTGGAGGCAGCCTGCGATCAGGTGCATATTCTTGTGAACAACGCAGGCTGCAATGTGCGCAAGCCCGCGTTCGACGTAAGTTGGGACGATTGGAATCTTGTGCTGGACACAAACCTGCGCGGTAGTTTTTTTGTGGCGCAGCAGATTGCACGCGGCATGGTTCGTCATGGATACGGGCGGATCATCAACATCGGTTCGGTCACCAGCGTTTCCGGCTTTGCGGGGCTTGGTCCATACGGCGCGAGTCGTGGTGGCATCAAGCAGCTTACGATGAGCCTCGCCGATGATTGGGGTAAGTATGGAATCACCGTGAATTGCCTTGCCCCTGGCTGGTTCAGGACGGAGCAGAATAAAGTTTTGTATGAAGATCGAGCGTGGGTCGAGTACATCACGGATCGCATCCCGTTGAAGCGCACAGGCGAGCCACATGATCTGGATGGGGCCGTCGTTTTTCTGGCATCCGAATCCAGTCGCTATGTCACCGGGCAAACTCTGCTGGTGGATGGAGGCGTTTCTACAGGAGCAACGCGGGCGACGAGTCGTCCAGCCGTACCAATCGAAAAGGATGACGAGAAATGA
- a CDS encoding ComEC/Rec2 family competence protein: MAVAFVGALASAQAQSQGNAKPDAHKLRIYFMDVEGGQSTLFITPAGQSLLVDTGWPGSNGRDADRIVAAAKQAGISKIDYVMFTHYHVDHVGGLPQLAERIPIGTFIDHGPNREMDKGVTEAGYAAYQKILATGKYKNIHLKPGDVLPVKGITATVISSDGNLIANPLPGAGEANSYCQQSEVRPADQTENARSLGIEINFGKLKLIDLGDLTWDKEMQLMCPANKLGHIDVYIVSHHGWNQSSSPALVDAIHSRVAIMDNGADKGGSTPTLQTIRSAPGLETLWQIHYSNEGGEANNTDAEYIANPKGPDAGYGLELVASPDGSFDVINARTQKTKHYEAKSN; the protein is encoded by the coding sequence ATGGCAGTTGCTTTTGTTGGAGCTCTCGCATCGGCGCAAGCTCAAAGTCAGGGCAACGCCAAACCCGATGCTCACAAACTTCGCATCTACTTTATGGATGTTGAGGGTGGTCAATCCACGCTGTTTATTACTCCTGCGGGACAGTCATTACTGGTGGATACAGGCTGGCCCGGCAGCAATGGCCGCGATGCAGACCGCATTGTTGCAGCAGCGAAGCAGGCAGGCATCAGCAAGATAGATTACGTCATGTTTACGCACTATCACGTCGATCATGTCGGTGGACTGCCTCAACTTGCTGAGCGCATTCCCATCGGTACGTTCATTGATCACGGCCCCAATCGCGAGATGGATAAGGGCGTGACGGAGGCGGGGTACGCGGCATATCAGAAGATCCTTGCCACTGGAAAATATAAGAACATTCATCTGAAGCCGGGCGATGTGCTTCCAGTCAAAGGAATCACTGCGACAGTCATCAGCTCAGATGGGAATCTCATTGCCAATCCTCTGCCTGGTGCGGGCGAAGCAAACAGCTATTGCCAGCAATCTGAGGTGAGGCCGGCGGATCAGACAGAAAACGCGCGCTCTCTCGGCATTGAGATCAACTTTGGCAAGTTGAAGCTGATCGATCTCGGCGATCTAACCTGGGATAAAGAGATGCAGTTGATGTGCCCGGCAAACAAGCTGGGACACATTGATGTGTATATCGTTTCTCATCATGGATGGAATCAAAGCTCCAGCCCAGCCCTTGTGGACGCGATTCATTCACGCGTTGCAATTATGGATAACGGAGCGGATAAAGGCGGCTCGACACCCACACTGCAAACGATTCGCAGTGCTCCTGGGCTTGAGACTCTGTGGCAGATTCATTATTCCAACGAGGGCGGAGAAGCAAATAACACAGACGCCGAATATATCGCTAATCCTAAGGGGCCGGATGCAGGCTACGGTCTTGAACTCGTAGCCAGTCCTGACGGAAGCTTTGACGTGATCAACGCGCGAACCCAGAAGACGAAACACTATGAGGCGAAGAGCAATTAG
- a CDS encoding MFS transporter: MLSTDNGHISRRRWRIAWLLGFGVLVNYFDRVNLSVSQAALFTTFSISSVTFGYLSGAYNWTYAMCQLPIGVILDKFGVKRVGRVSIFLWSIASFAASVSPGIGSLFGARLLLGVGEAPTFPANAKAIGYWFPQKERSFATAIFDSAAKFSSAIGVPLLGIVLIRIGWRWSFAVTGIISILYFLFFWRIYRDPQDDPELSDSERAYIEQDNHLPAVSEANGKPAPLAILLLQKKVLGLALGFGSYNYVFYLLLTWLPSYLSSALHIDLLHSFLYTGVPWLVATCADLIVGGWLADSLIQHGWDANRVRKTILICGMTCGLGILGAANAHTPVRALIWISISIGGLSAAAPIGWSIPSLIAPRSSVGSVGGIVNFSNQLSGIAAPIITGYVFAALHSFAWAFGVSAIYLLIGIAAYIFLLGRIEPMQLEANQAN; the protein is encoded by the coding sequence ATGCTCTCTACCGACAACGGCCACATCTCGCGACGACGATGGCGTATTGCGTGGCTGCTTGGGTTCGGCGTGCTCGTCAATTATTTTGACCGCGTCAATCTCTCCGTTTCGCAGGCCGCGCTATTTACAACCTTCAGCATCTCAAGCGTTACGTTTGGCTATCTCTCGGGTGCCTATAACTGGACCTACGCGATGTGCCAGTTACCTATCGGAGTGATCCTCGATAAATTTGGCGTTAAACGTGTAGGCCGCGTCAGCATCTTCCTGTGGAGCATCGCTTCCTTCGCTGCGTCCGTCAGCCCCGGTATTGGGAGTCTCTTCGGTGCCCGGTTGCTGCTCGGAGTAGGCGAAGCGCCTACTTTCCCTGCAAATGCCAAGGCCATCGGCTACTGGTTTCCGCAAAAGGAGCGCAGCTTCGCCACTGCGATCTTCGACTCCGCAGCAAAATTTTCATCCGCCATTGGCGTTCCTCTTCTCGGCATAGTGCTGATCAGGATTGGGTGGCGCTGGAGCTTCGCAGTTACCGGCATTATCAGCATCCTCTATTTTCTTTTTTTCTGGCGAATCTACCGTGACCCGCAGGACGATCCAGAGCTCAGTGACTCAGAGCGAGCCTATATTGAGCAGGACAATCATCTGCCCGCTGTCTCCGAGGCGAACGGCAAGCCTGCGCCGCTCGCCATTCTTCTGCTTCAGAAAAAAGTCCTCGGGCTGGCGTTGGGCTTCGGCTCTTATAACTATGTTTTCTATTTACTGCTGACGTGGCTGCCCAGCTATCTATCGAGTGCCCTGCACATCGATCTGCTGCACTCTTTTCTTTACACGGGTGTGCCCTGGCTCGTGGCTACATGCGCGGACTTGATTGTAGGCGGGTGGCTTGCAGACTCGCTCATTCAACATGGATGGGATGCGAACCGCGTACGAAAAACAATTCTGATTTGCGGCATGACCTGCGGACTGGGCATTCTCGGTGCGGCCAATGCTCATACACCGGTACGCGCACTTATATGGATCAGCATCTCGATCGGAGGACTGTCTGCGGCAGCGCCAATCGGCTGGTCTATCCCATCTCTAATCGCGCCGCGCAGCAGTGTTGGAAGCGTGGGTGGAATCGTCAATTTTTCCAATCAACTATCTGGAATCGCAGCGCCGATCATCACTGGATACGTGTTCGCGGCGCTGCACTCCTTCGCCTGGGCCTTTGGCGTCTCCGCCATTTACCTGCTCATTGGTATTGCAGCTTACATCTTCCTGCTCGGTCGAATAGAACCTATGCAACTGGAAGCAAACCAGGCAAACTAA
- a CDS encoding RNA polymerase sigma factor: MPRERTELVQLCLDGDNTAWARLVEEYRGLVYGICYLFCGSTQDAEDLMQDTFLKIWTNLASYDPSRGELRGWIATVTRNQRVDRYRRSGQQRRTDSLDSIDASREQAGSLPLSQKLADTRPTPHDSAVTSQVKAIVTSAVKKISPEMREVVTMRFVHELDNQEIAHRLRIPEGTVKSRTNRGRAQLASLLRPMRQALGTA; encoded by the coding sequence ATGCCAAGGGAACGCACAGAACTCGTACAGCTATGTCTCGACGGAGACAACACAGCCTGGGCTCGCCTTGTCGAAGAGTATCGCGGCCTCGTCTACGGCATTTGCTACCTCTTCTGCGGTTCGACACAGGACGCGGAAGATCTGATGCAGGATACATTTCTCAAAATCTGGACGAATCTTGCCAGCTACGATCCTTCCCGTGGTGAGCTCAGGGGATGGATTGCTACCGTTACGCGTAACCAGCGAGTAGACCGCTATCGCCGCAGCGGACAGCAGCGTCGCACAGATTCTCTTGACTCGATTGATGCCAGCCGCGAACAGGCTGGATCGCTGCCCCTCTCGCAGAAGCTGGCCGACACGAGGCCCACTCCGCATGACTCCGCTGTTACGAGCCAGGTCAAGGCTATCGTCACCAGCGCAGTGAAGAAGATCTCTCCAGAGATGCGCGAAGTCGTCACCATGCGATTCGTCCATGAGCTCGATAACCAGGAGATCGCTCATCGCCTGCGTATTCCAGAGGGCACGGTGAAGTCCCGCACCAACCGCGGCCGTGCGCAGCTTGCATCGCTGCTGCGCCCGATGCGGCAGGCTCTCGGAACGGCCTGA
- a CDS encoding response regulator transcription factor, translating to MEPVLLIDDDIELCSMLQDYLMRHGFEITTEHNGELGLHRALTGNYSIVLLDVMLPGLDGFEVLRRLRSSSQVSVLLLTARGEDIDRIVGLEIGADDYLPKPFNPRELLARIRAILRRSAANRQSDEKRSVIKHLSVAGIELDAGARTVVCNQVELDLTNVEFALLGALMESPGQILTREHLTEIVLDRRFNPFDRSLDMHVSRLRRKLDDAANLGDQIKTIRSVGYQLAVPVAHPPHSTGSQHRTGREI from the coding sequence GTGGAACCTGTACTGCTGATCGATGACGACATCGAATTATGTTCCATGCTCCAGGACTATCTCATGCGTCATGGATTTGAGATAACTACGGAGCACAACGGGGAACTCGGATTACACCGCGCGCTGACCGGAAATTATTCAATCGTACTGCTGGACGTGATGTTGCCGGGGCTGGATGGATTTGAGGTGCTGCGGCGCCTGCGATCGAGCTCGCAAGTCAGCGTGCTATTACTCACAGCGCGCGGCGAAGATATCGATCGCATCGTTGGCCTGGAGATAGGCGCCGATGACTACCTGCCTAAGCCCTTCAATCCTCGCGAGCTTCTGGCGCGAATCAGGGCGATCCTGAGGCGCAGCGCTGCGAACCGGCAATCGGACGAAAAGCGGTCCGTCATCAAGCATCTTTCCGTCGCAGGAATTGAACTCGATGCCGGAGCGCGAACCGTAGTCTGCAACCAGGTGGAGTTGGATTTGACCAATGTAGAGTTCGCGCTGCTGGGGGCGCTTATGGAGTCGCCCGGGCAGATACTCACGCGTGAGCATCTGACGGAGATCGTTCTCGATCGCCGTTTCAATCCATTCGACCGCAGCCTCGATATGCATGTGAGCCGCCTTCGCCGAAAGCTCGACGATGCAGCCAATCTCGGAGATCAGATCAAAACAATTCGTTCCGTAGGCTATCAACTCGCTGTTCCCGTAGCTCATCCGCCGCATTCAACCGGTTCCCAGCATCGTACCGGTCGGGAGATCTGA